The proteins below are encoded in one region of Thermotoga sp. Mc24:
- a CDS encoding formate--tetrahydrofolate ligase, with the protein MKPIKEIADQLGLKDDVLYPYGHYIAKIDHRFLKSLENREDGKLILVTAVTPTPAGEGKTTTSIGLSMSLNKIGKKSIVTLREPSLGPTLGLKGGATGGGRSRVLPSDEINLHFTGDTHAVASAHNLLAAVLDSHIKHGNELKIDITRVFWKRTMDMNDRALRNIVVGLGGSANGFPREDGFIITAASEVMAILALSENMKDLKERLGRIIVALNTDRKIVRVSDFGIQGAMAVLLKDAMNPNLVQTTEGTPALIHCGPFANIAHGTNSIIATKMAMKLSEYTVTEAGFGADLGAEKFIDFVSRIGGFYPNAAVLVTTVRALKYHGGADLKNIHEENLEALKEGFKNLKVHVENLRKFNLPVVIALNRFGTDTEKEIAYVMKECERLGVRVAVSEVFEKGSEGGIELAKAVMEAAKDVKPVYLYEMNDPVEKKIEILAKEIYRAGRVEFSDAAKNALKFIKKHGFDDLPVIVAKTPKSISHNPSLRGAPEGYTFVVSDFLVSAGAGFVVALSGDINLMPGLPERPNALNMDVDNDGNVVGVS; encoded by the coding sequence TTGAAACCGATCAAAGAGATCGCCGATCAGTTGGGATTGAAAGACGATGTTCTCTATCCTTACGGCCACTACATAGCGAAGATCGACCACAGATTCTTGAAAAGTCTCGAAAATCGTGAAGACGGAAAACTGATTCTCGTGACGGCGGTTACCCCCACCCCTGCAGGTGAAGGAAAAACTACCACTAGCATAGGACTTTCCATGTCTCTGAACAAAATCGGTAAGAAATCGATAGTTACTTTGAGAGAACCTTCCCTCGGCCCCACCCTTGGATTGAAAGGCGGTGCGACAGGAGGTGGCAGGTCGAGGGTTCTTCCTTCCGATGAAATAAACCTTCATTTCACAGGAGATACACACGCCGTGGCCTCCGCTCACAATCTGCTGGCGGCCGTTCTGGATTCCCACATAAAACACGGCAACGAACTCAAAATAGACATAACAAGAGTATTTTGGAAGCGAACTATGGACATGAACGATCGTGCTTTGAGAAACATAGTGGTCGGTCTTGGAGGATCGGCAAACGGATTTCCAAGAGAGGATGGATTCATAATCACAGCCGCTTCCGAAGTGATGGCCATTCTGGCTCTGTCTGAAAACATGAAGGATCTGAAAGAAAGGCTTGGAAGAATAATCGTAGCGCTCAACACTGACAGGAAAATCGTCAGGGTCTCTGATTTTGGAATTCAGGGTGCCATGGCCGTTCTTTTGAAAGATGCCATGAATCCCAATCTTGTTCAGACAACAGAAGGAACTCCAGCGCTCATACACTGCGGACCTTTCGCCAACATCGCACACGGTACCAATTCCATCATAGCGACGAAGATGGCTATGAAACTCTCCGAATACACTGTCACGGAAGCGGGTTTTGGCGCAGACCTCGGTGCTGAAAAATTCATCGACTTTGTTTCCCGTATCGGTGGCTTTTATCCGAACGCAGCCGTTCTGGTGACCACAGTGAGAGCTTTGAAGTACCACGGTGGCGCGGACCTCAAAAACATCCACGAGGAAAACCTGGAAGCCCTCAAAGAAGGATTCAAGAATCTCAAAGTACACGTCGAAAATCTGAGAAAATTCAATCTACCCGTCGTGATAGCGCTGAACAGGTTCGGTACGGACACAGAAAAGGAAATCGCTTACGTGATGAAAGAATGCGAAAGACTCGGTGTGAGGGTGGCAGTCAGCGAGGTCTTCGAAAAGGGTAGTGAAGGCGGCATCGAACTCGCAAAAGCTGTGATGGAAGCTGCAAAGGATGTAAAACCGGTTTACCTCTACGAGATGAACGATCCTGTGGAAAAGAAGATAGAGATCCTTGCAAAAGAAATCTACAGAGCCGGAAGAGTGGAATTTTCCGATGCCGCAAAAAATGCTCTTAAGTTTATCAAAAAACACGGTTTTGATGATCTTCCCGTGATCGTTGCCAAAACTCCAAAGTCCATTTCCCACAATCCATCTCTCAGAGGTGCACCCGAAGGATACACGTTCGTTGTCAGTGATTTTCTCGTATCTGCTGGAGCAGGTTTCGTTGTTGCTCTTTCAGGGGATATAAATTTGATGCCTGGTCTTCCGGAAAGACCAAACGCCTTGAATATGGACGTAGACAATGATGGTAACGTAGTGGGTGTTTCATGA
- the nusB gene encoding transcription antitermination factor NusB, with product MKTPRRRMRLAVFKALFQHEFRRDEDLEQILEEILDETYDKKAKEDAQRYIKGIKENLPMIDDLISRYLEKWSLNRLSVVDRNVLRLATYELLFEKDIPIEVTIDEAIEIAKRYGTENSGKFVNGILDRIAKEHAPKEKFEL from the coding sequence ATGAAAACACCGAGGCGAAGAATGAGGCTTGCTGTCTTCAAAGCCCTTTTTCAGCATGAATTCAGAAGAGACGAAGATCTTGAGCAGATTCTTGAGGAAATTCTGGATGAAACCTACGATAAAAAGGCAAAAGAAGATGCCCAACGATACATAAAAGGTATAAAAGAGAACCTTCCCATGATAGACGATCTCATTTCCCGATATCTGGAAAAGTGGTCTTTGAACCGACTATCGGTTGTGGACAGAAACGTTCTGAGACTCGCTACATACGAACTTCTCTTCGAAAAAGACATCCCTATAGAAGTGACCATCGATGAAGCCATAGAAATAGCCAAGAGATACGGTACAGAAAACAGCGGAAAATTCGTCAACGGAATACTGGACAGAATCGCCAAAGAACACGCTCCAAAAGAAAAATTCGAACTTTGA
- a CDS encoding transketolase — MERFPYEKLPESELKELKELGRLCRGDILKMTYIANSGHPGGSMSSIDLYLTVFKYAKLKPVDDPARDRVVISHGHTSPGVYAAMARLGFVDLEEVLTGFRHHASVFEGHVTRGVGIIDWSTGNLGQGLSAGLGFALASRFTGNDYHVFVFMSDAEQAKGQVAEARRVAKKYGVTNLTVIIDYNDAQISGRARDVMPVNIKENYLADGWRVIEIDGHDYEQIYLALKEAIEDELNPVAILAKTVMGKGVSFMENEVKYHGKPLNREELEKALAELGIENDVDVYIEKRKQLPAEKHRKVYKTYPIKIDTGEPITYTSSTDNRSAFGKALLDLVKKNVNNPEATPIVAVDCDLKGSVKLDLLDKEFPEKLLEVGVQEHNAAAMAGALSAEGVITFFADFGVFGISETYNQHRLNAINGTNLKVVVTHCGLNVGEDGKTHHGLDYVSGPMNWYGFKVIVPGDPNQTDRAVRYAAKEYGNFVIAMGRSNLPIILDENGKPFFGEGYTFEYGKIDVVRKGDDAVIITYGSTLCEAVSAADELKKEGVNVTVLNVSCPVDLDIETLKMVNGKPVLVVEDHNVFTGLGSYLGTVLLENGILPKKYVRAGVPEFAVSGSYEMLYKLYGLDKEGIIYRLKEML, encoded by the coding sequence ATGGAAAGGTTTCCCTATGAGAAACTTCCAGAAAGTGAACTCAAAGAGTTGAAAGAACTCGGAAGACTCTGCCGCGGTGACATACTGAAAATGACCTACATAGCTAACTCAGGCCATCCTGGAGGGTCCATGTCTTCGATCGATCTTTATCTTACCGTCTTCAAGTACGCAAAACTCAAACCCGTCGATGATCCCGCAAGAGACAGAGTCGTGATCAGTCACGGTCATACCTCTCCAGGTGTTTACGCAGCTATGGCTCGTTTAGGGTTTGTCGATCTCGAAGAAGTCCTCACAGGGTTCAGACATCACGCTTCTGTTTTTGAAGGGCATGTGACCCGAGGTGTTGGTATCATCGACTGGTCAACCGGAAACCTCGGTCAGGGTCTTTCAGCCGGACTCGGTTTTGCCCTCGCATCCAGGTTCACAGGAAACGACTACCACGTCTTTGTTTTCATGAGCGACGCGGAACAGGCAAAAGGACAGGTAGCGGAGGCAAGAAGAGTGGCGAAAAAGTACGGTGTCACGAATCTCACGGTGATCATCGACTACAACGACGCCCAGATCAGTGGCCGTGCCAGAGACGTCATGCCCGTGAACATAAAGGAAAACTACTTAGCGGACGGCTGGAGAGTCATCGAAATCGACGGGCACGACTACGAACAAATCTACCTCGCACTGAAAGAAGCAATAGAAGACGAATTGAATCCCGTTGCCATTCTCGCCAAAACTGTCATGGGAAAAGGTGTTTCCTTCATGGAAAACGAGGTGAAATACCACGGGAAACCTCTGAACAGAGAAGAACTCGAAAAAGCCCTTGCGGAACTCGGAATTGAAAACGACGTGGATGTGTACATCGAAAAAAGAAAACAGCTTCCAGCGGAAAAACACAGGAAGGTTTACAAGACTTATCCGATCAAGATCGACACGGGAGAACCCATCACCTACACCTCATCTACCGACAACAGAAGCGCATTCGGAAAAGCCCTTCTGGATCTGGTGAAGAAGAACGTGAACAATCCAGAAGCCACTCCCATCGTCGCTGTGGACTGCGACCTGAAGGGATCGGTCAAACTCGATTTGCTCGACAAAGAGTTCCCTGAGAAACTCCTGGAAGTGGGTGTTCAGGAACACAACGCTGCTGCCATGGCGGGGGCACTCTCCGCGGAGGGCGTGATCACGTTTTTCGCCGACTTCGGTGTTTTTGGAATTTCCGAAACCTACAACCAGCACAGGCTGAACGCCATCAACGGAACGAATCTCAAAGTCGTTGTCACGCACTGTGGACTCAACGTGGGAGAGGACGGAAAGACTCACCATGGACTCGACTACGTTTCGGGGCCGATGAACTGGTATGGCTTCAAAGTGATCGTTCCCGGTGACCCCAACCAGACAGACAGAGCTGTGAGGTACGCTGCGAAGGAATACGGGAACTTCGTGATCGCCATGGGAAGATCCAATCTTCCCATCATCCTCGATGAAAACGGGAAACCCTTCTTCGGAGAGGGTTACACCTTCGAATATGGAAAGATCGATGTCGTTAGAAAAGGTGACGATGCGGTGATCATCACCTACGGTTCCACACTCTGCGAAGCTGTGAGTGCCGCAGATGAACTCAAGAAAGAAGGAGTGAACGTAACCGTTCTGAACGTCTCCTGTCCGGTGGACCTCGATATAGAAACCCTGAAGATGGTCAATGGAAAACCCGTTCTCGTTGTGGAAGATCACAACGTTTTCACAGGGCTCGGAAGTTACCTTGGAACCGTCCTTCTTGAAAACGGTATTCTCCCAAAGAAGTACGTGAGAGCAGGTGTCCCAGAGTTCGCCGTGTCCGGTAGCTACGAAATGCTCTACAAACTGTACGGTCTGGATAAAGAAGGAATAATCTACAGACTTAAAGAGATGCTCTGA
- the efp gene encoding elongation factor P, with protein MIEVGDLKKGMFIIYDGEIYRVLEASKHFMGRGSGLIRTKLKNVKTGLVREVNFPSGDKVPEAELSFRKAQYLYRDGDHYYFMTLDDYEQHALSEEEIGDAKYYLVENMELDLVFHEGTPIGIELPTTVELTVVETEPSFKGDTVSGGGKPAVLETGLKITVPYFIEVGDKIKVDTRTGEYVGRV; from the coding sequence ATGATCGAAGTAGGTGATCTGAAGAAGGGTATGTTCATCATCTACGATGGAGAAATATACAGAGTCCTCGAGGCGAGCAAACACTTCATGGGAAGAGGAAGCGGACTCATCAGAACAAAACTCAAGAATGTGAAAACAGGGCTCGTCAGGGAAGTGAACTTTCCAAGTGGTGATAAGGTCCCAGAAGCAGAGCTCTCTTTCAGGAAAGCCCAGTACCTTTACAGAGACGGAGATCACTATTATTTCATGACGCTCGATGATTATGAACAACACGCTCTGAGTGAGGAAGAAATAGGCGATGCAAAATACTACCTGGTTGAAAACATGGAATTGGACCTCGTGTTTCACGAAGGAACACCCATAGGAATAGAACTCCCAACCACCGTTGAACTGACAGTGGTGGAGACAGAACCATCCTTTAAAGGCGACACCGTTTCTGGTGGAGGAAAACCTGCGGTTCTTGAAACTGGATTGAAGATCACTGTACCTTACTTTATCGAAGTTGGTGATAAAATAAAAGTTGATACGAGAACAGGAGAGTACGTTGGAAGAGTATAA
- a CDS encoding Asp23/Gls24 family envelope stress response protein translates to MAEEYKNIEISDGVIKEIAIRSIEEFLGDVSSKVIKKIRKSLDVTRNPDDSLVIEFKIDVPYGESIPEYVSKLTEKIKHDVEMMTSMKVESINVTVENVFEKEEELEEEPEETKEDEEKKE, encoded by the coding sequence ATGGCGGAAGAATACAAGAACATCGAAATATCCGACGGGGTGATAAAAGAAATCGCAATCAGAAGTATCGAAGAGTTTTTGGGAGATGTGAGCTCGAAGGTTATCAAGAAGATCAGAAAGAGCCTCGATGTTACCAGAAACCCGGATGACAGCCTTGTGATCGAGTTCAAAATCGATGTGCCCTACGGCGAGTCGATCCCGGAATACGTTTCCAAACTCACTGAAAAGATCAAACACGATGTTGAAATGATGACATCCATGAAAGTGGAATCCATCAACGTCACAGTGGAGAACGTCTTTGAGAAAGAAGAGGAACTGGAAGAAGAACCAGAAGAAACCAAGGAGGATGAAGAAAAGAAAGAATAA